One genomic region from Evansella sp. LMS18 encodes:
- a CDS encoding phosphodiester glycosidase family protein codes for MTGYNSKRILYVLFAVLIFLSGIPASSVQTMAADTPLSLGEIIDEWTSPVAPGVLQSTLEVESEAGKQHLHILDIEGGKEHLSFETGLSNGKVLGMQKTTEQAQSVSRGGHRVIGAINGDFYNTSNGLPIHLMIHKGEIYTSPVNRTAIGFKENGEAVIGVPQLAMSIKINGEYEDVPGQFTLNKGRGANDLVLYSETFSDSTKTSDEGTEVIVRIDEGEIRSGNKIAGTVVSVEENTGNSALEEGYIILSARGNSEALITSLSDNDQLEISFTLSDEWGEVQEAVGGNHLLVDQGEVTSEAAGAGNAVAPRTAAGIRADGSVFFAVVDGRNPGYSEGVTIKETAQLMKEYGAEKAVNLDGGGSSTMLARQPGETEADIVNVPSDGVEREVANSLLLVSNAEEGPLSQLAVLPQQLRILSGSSYSFTVKGMDEFHNPAEIEEEPDWSVENLSGSITDDGIFTAGSEAGRGRVHASAGEASGISAIEVVNELTDLAFPQSEITVDPADTIELEVSAYKDRQKVYADNEQFTWNVDGDIGTIDNDGVFTAADRTGSGTITVSYGSVEASVKVEVGKEPVILEDFENGIDHWYVHGARYTSIDMSLATAPEDPVRFGNHAMRLDYDFTGQQGTSGVYASPYERIEVEGYPERIGMWVYGDGNNQWLRAQMRDGDNNWFPVNFTENHPDGVTWEGWKYVEADVPKGRPTPLEMEIPVRYMATYDDNKTAGTLYIDQIRAVYGETNEDLINPSLTDMKPEGGSIVNTNTPEISIVASDEEGGSGIDSDSVELLINGEAVNASFDESTGEISYTPEESIADGYNVVYAAVKDLSGNPAFAEWSFHVESGGPQYRFSGPEEIYAGLEFTVELTIDEPSQLQGMNAELTFDPDIVQVVDGDPDREGVQVLIGEKFGDEQIITNEADNENGRIFLAFDNLMELGNLDIQETAAEITFSVNREAAGDFALNFVYGELAYSDGRSVTTRLLPHTSKVGQPLSLSVKGLSYGSTSEIQVINQQTDEPVEGAEVHILDPDLSLLTIDEDTPVYSAIGGTVTGEALAGDRYLFSETRQNYYRIYLPDGSRGWVSSSAASTEDWGTPLGITDNNGVFITDTLALSVLTYRIQAVKDELVSQIAEISIVPQLGGKTPENLVLTWQQSPKTTQSFTWRTAPPVEGSVAEFVPESEFTDFSADNVQRAEGNSFLFTDNLGEMRIHEAEATGLEPGTTYIYRTGNGEPDGWSESYSFTTESAGDEAYTFLFTADSQAVTREQFSIWTELFNNALVKHPDARFMLHGGDIVENGNLLQEWEYFFEASEGLISRIPFMAVLGNHDVYGDGEETFRSVFQYPQNGPEGQEEFVYSFEYGEANFLMLNSESTREEMEHQAEWLKEEVEKSDKTWQIAMFHRPPYLSNPLRGDDLTKEILAPALEEMGVDLVLVGHDHAYSRTYPMFDGAPAEEGTVYITGGSAGPKFYPGEEYDYIEKLFDEDIQIFSALTVGSNEISLEVTTIDGHVVDVVSFEKDTEEPVNNPPTINKPVENQVSNINQQLVIDISETFTDEDGDTLVYSVSSSREDIATAVVENEKLIIDPVSKGRTEITLTADDGRGGTAEDSFNAVFVPEQARAGKKNN; via the coding sequence ATGACAGGATACAATAGCAAACGGATACTTTATGTCTTATTTGCTGTGCTGATTTTTCTTAGCGGTATACCGGCGTCTTCTGTGCAGACGATGGCGGCAGATACTCCATTATCACTTGGCGAAATCATTGACGAATGGACAAGCCCTGTAGCACCGGGAGTCCTTCAGAGCACCCTGGAAGTGGAAAGTGAGGCAGGGAAGCAGCACCTCCATATTCTTGATATAGAAGGTGGAAAGGAACACCTTTCTTTTGAAACCGGCCTTTCAAACGGCAAGGTGCTGGGGATGCAGAAAACTACTGAACAGGCTCAGTCAGTCAGCAGAGGCGGACACCGGGTTATCGGGGCCATTAACGGTGATTTTTATAATACATCCAATGGATTGCCAATTCATTTAATGATTCACAAAGGTGAAATTTATACGAGTCCGGTAAACCGGACCGCAATAGGCTTTAAAGAGAACGGGGAAGCAGTGATAGGCGTTCCACAGCTGGCAATGTCAATAAAGATAAATGGTGAATACGAAGATGTTCCCGGCCAGTTTACTCTTAATAAGGGCCGTGGAGCAAATGATCTTGTATTGTATTCTGAAACATTCAGCGACAGTACAAAAACGAGTGATGAGGGGACGGAAGTAATTGTCAGGATTGACGAAGGAGAGATCCGTTCAGGAAATAAAATAGCAGGAACAGTGGTAAGCGTTGAAGAAAATACAGGTAATTCAGCGCTTGAGGAAGGATATATCATTTTGTCAGCAAGGGGAAATTCGGAAGCATTAATAACATCCTTGTCTGATAATGATCAATTGGAAATCTCTTTTACTTTATCTGATGAATGGGGAGAAGTGCAGGAAGCGGTAGGAGGAAATCATCTTCTTGTTGATCAAGGAGAAGTAACTTCAGAAGCAGCTGGTGCAGGAAATGCGGTTGCACCGAGAACAGCCGCAGGTATCAGAGCTGACGGATCTGTCTTTTTTGCAGTTGTTGACGGAAGAAATCCAGGATACAGCGAAGGAGTAACAATAAAAGAAACAGCTCAGTTAATGAAAGAATATGGAGCTGAAAAGGCAGTGAATCTTGACGGCGGTGGATCCTCCACTATGCTTGCAAGGCAGCCTGGTGAAACGGAAGCAGATATTGTTAATGTCCCATCAGACGGGGTGGAACGGGAAGTTGCTAATTCTCTGCTGCTTGTGAGTAATGCCGAGGAAGGGCCGCTCAGCCAGCTGGCAGTTCTTCCACAGCAGCTGAGGATACTTTCAGGAAGCAGCTACAGCTTTACTGTAAAAGGGATGGATGAATTTCATAATCCAGCGGAAATAGAAGAGGAACCAGACTGGTCAGTTGAAAACCTCTCAGGCTCAATAACCGACGATGGAATTTTTACAGCCGGATCTGAAGCAGGCAGGGGAAGGGTTCATGCTTCAGCAGGAGAGGCATCAGGCATTTCAGCCATTGAAGTAGTGAATGAGCTGACAGACCTTGCTTTTCCTCAGTCAGAAATAACAGTGGATCCTGCAGACACAATAGAACTTGAAGTATCTGCTTATAAAGACAGACAAAAGGTATACGCTGATAATGAACAATTCACCTGGAACGTGGACGGTGATATTGGAACAATTGACAATGATGGAGTTTTTACTGCTGCTGACAGGACAGGGAGCGGAACTATAACTGTTAGCTATGGATCAGTCGAGGCTTCTGTAAAGGTTGAAGTTGGAAAAGAACCAGTGATCCTGGAAGACTTTGAAAATGGAATTGACCACTGGTACGTTCACGGAGCCCGGTATACATCAATAGATATGAGCCTTGCCACAGCTCCGGAGGATCCTGTCAGGTTTGGAAATCACGCGATGCGCCTTGATTATGATTTTACCGGCCAGCAGGGAACTTCGGGAGTGTACGCTTCCCCGTATGAGCGGATCGAAGTGGAAGGGTATCCTGAAAGAATCGGCATGTGGGTATATGGTGACGGCAATAACCAATGGCTCAGAGCACAAATGCGGGACGGGGACAATAACTGGTTTCCTGTAAACTTCACAGAAAACCATCCAGACGGGGTTACCTGGGAAGGCTGGAAATATGTCGAAGCTGATGTGCCAAAAGGGCGCCCTACCCCGCTGGAAATGGAAATACCAGTGCGGTATATGGCAACGTATGACGACAATAAAACTGCGGGCACTCTTTATATTGATCAAATCAGGGCAGTGTACGGTGAAACAAATGAAGATTTAATAAACCCTTCGCTAACAGATATGAAACCGGAGGGCGGCAGCATTGTTAATACAAATACTCCCGAGATAAGCATAGTGGCAAGCGACGAAGAAGGAGGATCCGGAATTGATTCGGATTCTGTCGAGCTCTTAATAAATGGTGAGGCGGTGAATGCTTCGTTTGACGAAAGTACAGGGGAGATCAGCTACACCCCTGAAGAGTCCATAGCTGATGGTTACAATGTCGTTTATGCGGCAGTAAAAGACCTTTCCGGAAATCCTGCGTTTGCTGAGTGGTCTTTCCATGTAGAATCAGGAGGCCCTCAATACCGCTTTTCAGGACCTGAAGAAATATACGCGGGACTGGAATTTACCGTGGAACTTACAATTGATGAGCCTTCACAGCTTCAGGGAATGAATGCAGAATTAACATTCGATCCGGATATTGTCCAGGTAGTCGATGGGGACCCGGATCGTGAAGGCGTACAGGTTCTTATTGGGGAAAAGTTCGGGGATGAACAAATAATAACTAATGAAGCAGATAATGAAAATGGCCGTATATTCCTTGCTTTTGATAATTTAATGGAATTAGGGAATTTGGATATTCAAGAAACTGCTGCAGAAATTACTTTTTCAGTTAACAGAGAGGCTGCAGGTGATTTTGCACTAAATTTTGTTTATGGAGAATTGGCGTACAGTGATGGAAGAAGCGTGACAACAAGACTTCTCCCTCACACATCAAAGGTGGGACAGCCGTTATCCTTGTCCGTGAAAGGACTATCCTATGGTTCCACAAGCGAAATTCAAGTCATAAACCAGCAGACAGACGAACCTGTTGAAGGAGCGGAAGTTCACATATTAGATCCGGACCTTAGTTTATTGACTATTGATGAGGATACACCAGTTTACAGTGCTATTGGCGGAACTGTTACAGGAGAGGCGCTGGCAGGTGACCGTTATTTATTTAGCGAAACAAGACAAAATTATTACAGAATCTATTTGCCTGACGGCTCAAGAGGCTGGGTTTCTTCATCTGCTGCAAGCACAGAGGACTGGGGAACACCACTCGGCATCACGGACAATAATGGGGTGTTTATAACAGATACACTGGCATTATCCGTTCTTACCTACAGGATCCAGGCCGTGAAAGATGAGCTTGTCAGCCAGATTGCAGAAATATCGATAGTTCCTCAGCTCGGGGGAAAAACACCTGAAAACCTTGTTTTAACATGGCAGCAGTCTCCTAAAACTACCCAGAGTTTCACATGGCGGACAGCTCCTCCTGTTGAGGGGAGTGTGGCAGAATTTGTGCCGGAAAGTGAGTTTACTGACTTTTCTGCTGATAATGTACAAAGAGCAGAAGGAAACAGCTTTTTATTTACTGATAATCTCGGAGAAATGCGAATTCATGAAGCAGAAGCAACAGGCCTTGAACCAGGCACAACGTATATTTACCGGACAGGCAATGGTGAACCGGATGGCTGGAGTGAGTCTTATTCGTTTACAACTGAATCTGCCGGGGACGAAGCCTACACATTTTTATTCACCGCAGACAGTCAGGCTGTAACGAGAGAACAATTTAGTATATGGACAGAGCTGTTTAATAACGCACTCGTTAAACACCCGGATGCAAGATTTATGCTCCATGGGGGTGACATTGTGGAAAACGGAAATCTGCTGCAGGAATGGGAGTATTTCTTTGAGGCCTCTGAAGGATTAATTTCACGGATTCCATTCATGGCAGTCCTTGGCAACCATGATGTATACGGAGATGGAGAAGAAACCTTCCGCAGTGTGTTCCAGTATCCGCAAAACGGTCCGGAAGGCCAGGAGGAGTTTGTTTACTCATTTGAATACGGTGAGGCTAACTTTCTGATGCTTAATTCAGAATCAACAAGGGAAGAAATGGAACATCAGGCGGAATGGCTGAAAGAGGAAGTGGAAAAGTCCGACAAAACTTGGCAGATCGCAATGTTTCACAGGCCGCCTTATTTAAGTAATCCTTTGCGCGGAGACGATTTGACGAAAGAAATCCTGGCTCCAGCACTCGAAGAAATGGGAGTGGATCTCGTGTTAGTCGGTCACGACCATGCGTATTCACGTACTTATCCTATGTTTGACGGTGCGCCTGCGGAAGAAGGTACTGTATATATTACGGGAGGCTCTGCAGGACCAAAGTTTTACCCAGGGGAAGAGTATGACTACATTGAAAAACTCTTTGATGAGGATATCCAGATTTTCTCAGCGTTAACAGTGGGCAGTAATGAAATCAGCCTTGAAGTAACTACAATAGACGGGCATGTTGTAGATGTTGTGTCGTTTGAGAAGGATACAGAAGAACCGGTGAACAACCCTCCAACCATTAATAAGCCTGTTGAAAATCAAGTAAGCAATATTAATCAACAGCTCGTTATCGATATAAGCGAAACATTTACAGACGAAGATGGGGACACTCTGGTATATTCAGTATCTTCAAGTCGTGAAGATATTGCCACAGCTGTAGTGGAAAATGAGAAATTAATAATAGACCCTGTATCCAAGGGCAGAACAGAGATTACTCTTACCGCTGATGACGGAAGAGGCGGAACTGCTGAAGACAGCTTCAATGCTGTTTTTGTCCCTGAGCAGGCGAGAGCGGGAAAGAAAAATAACTAA